A stretch of Pseudomonas sp. LRP2-20 DNA encodes these proteins:
- a CDS encoding 4'-phosphopantetheinyl transferase: protein MNRLPACCAPLQHHWPLPRPLPGAVLVSCAFDPAHLDADDFQRAGIVPSASLQRSVAKRQAEYLAGRVCARAALQRLDGRDYVPGTHEDRSPIWPPGIHGSITHGKGWAAAVVATDGACRSLGLDQEALLDDARAERLMGEILTPAERERLDRSQLGLTVTLTFSLKESLFKALYPLTRQRFYFEHAEVLAWSADGLARLRLLTDLSAQWRDGAEVEGQFCLQDGHLLSLISV, encoded by the coding sequence ATGAACAGACTCCCCGCCTGCTGCGCCCCACTCCAGCACCACTGGCCCCTGCCCCGCCCGCTGCCCGGTGCGGTGCTGGTCAGTTGTGCCTTCGACCCCGCCCACCTGGACGCCGATGACTTTCAGCGAGCTGGCATCGTGCCCAGCGCCAGCCTGCAGCGCTCGGTGGCCAAACGCCAGGCGGAATACCTGGCCGGGCGGGTCTGCGCCCGTGCTGCGCTGCAGCGCCTGGATGGCCGCGACTACGTTCCCGGCACCCACGAGGACCGCTCGCCGATCTGGCCCCCAGGCATCCATGGCTCGATCACCCATGGCAAAGGCTGGGCTGCGGCTGTGGTGGCAACCGATGGCGCGTGCCGCAGCCTGGGCCTGGATCAGGAAGCGCTGCTCGATGACGCGCGCGCCGAACGGCTGATGGGCGAGATCCTGACGCCCGCCGAACGCGAGCGCCTGGACCGCAGCCAGCTTGGCCTGACAGTCACCCTGACCTTCTCGCTCAAGGAAAGCCTGTTCAAGGCGCTCTACCCACTGACCCGGCAGCGCTTCTATTTCGAGCACGCCGAGGTACTGGCGTGGTCTGCCGATGGCCTGGCGCGCCTGCGCCTGCTCACCGACCTGTCAGCGCAATGGCGAGACGGCGCCGAGGTCGAAGGCCAGTTCTGCCTGCAAGACGGCCACCTGCTCAGCCTGATAAGCGTCTGA